A region of the Methylomagnum ishizawai genome:
CGCCTGCCCCAAGCCCATGCTCGGGGAAAGCGCCGCCCTGCGCCGGGGCTGCTGGCCGGTCCCGGAAACCAGCGCCAACCTGAACACCGCCCAAGTCGGCAACCTGGGGTTGCGCGACACCGAAATCGACGCCATCCTCGCCTTCCTGCTGACCCTGACCGACGGCTACCAGCCCTGACCCGTTCCGGTTTGGCTGTATGGAAGGCTCCAGGAATCCAAAGCCAGCTTTGGACCCCGGCCACAGCCCCGCACAACCCAGGATCGCCTCCCCGACCGGGTTCGGCTTGATATTCCCGCAAACCACCACCATTTTCAGGGCTATCCATTCCAACCTCCCAACGGCAGGCAGCCATGCAGTTCAAGGATTATTACCAGACCCTCGGGGTGGCGCGGACGGCCACGGAAGCCGACATCAAAAAAGCCTTCCGCAAGCTGGCCCGCAAATACCACCCGGACGTTTCCAAGGAAAAGGACGCCGAGCAGCGCATGCAGGAAGTGAACGAAGCCTATGCGGTGCTATCCGATCCCGAGAAACGCGCCGCCTACGATCAAGTCGGGCGCGGCTACCAACCGGGACAGGATTTCCGTCCGCCGCCGGACTGGGACGCGGGTTTCGAGTTCGCGGGCCAGGGCTCCGGGCCGGGCGAGGCGGCGGATTTCAGCGACTTCTTCGCGGAACTATTCGGGCGCAAGGGCCGGGGCGGCGGTTTCGGCAGGCGCGGCGACGGCTTCCGAACGGCGGGCGCGGACCATCATTCCAAGGTGATGCTGGACCTGGAGGATGCCTTCCACGGCGCGACCCGGCGGGTGTCGCTACGGGCACCGCGCTTGGATGGCCAGGGCCATCTGGTCATGGACACCCGCGACCTGACCGTGAAGATTCCCAAGGGCATCCGCGCCGGACAAACCATCCGCCTGGCGGGCCAGGGCGCGCCCGGCAGCGGCGGCGCGGCGGCGGGGGATTTGCTGCTGGAAGTGCATTTCCAGCCCCATCCCCGGTTCCGGGTGGCGGGTGGGGATTTGCACCTCGATTTGCCGGTCGCGCCCTGGGAAGCGGCGCTGGGCGCGGTGATCGCGGTGGAGATGCCGGACGGTCCCTTGAAAGTCCGCATCCCGGCGGGGGCGCAGAGCGGCCAAGTCCTGCGCGTGCGCGGCAAGGGCATTCCCAGCCAGCCGCCAGGCGATTTGCTGATCGCCGTCCGGGTGGTGCTGCCACCCGCCGACAGCCCCAAGGCGCGGGAACTCTACGAGCGGATGGCCCGCGAACTCGCCTTCGATCCACGCCAGCACGGGAGCCACGACCATGCGTGAGAACGACATCCTGATCGGCAGCCTGATGGAGGAAACCTGGCTGACCCTGGAACAAGTGGCGGCGGCCTGCCGGGTCGAACCGGACTGGCTGGTGCGCCATATCGAGGAAGGTCTATTCCCCGGCAGCCGGGGCACGGCGGGGATTTGGCGGTTTTCCAGCGCCCAATTGCTCCGGGCGCGGCGGATGCGGCAGGTGGAGCGCGATTTCGACGCCGTGCCGGAATTGGCGGCCCTGGTCGCCGATATGCTGGAAGAATTGGACGAACTCCGGGCGCGGCTGGACCGTGCCCGCCCACGCTGAGGGAAGGAAGATGAACGACCCACTGCATTTGGTCTGCCCGCACTGCCACGCGGTGAACCGGGTTCCCGCCGCCAAGCTCGGGCACGGCCCCAACTGCGGGCACTGCCACCGGCCCTTGTTCACCGGCCATCCGGTGGAACTGAACGCCGCCACCTTCGCCCAGCACATCGGGCGCAACGATATTCCGGTGCTGGTGGATTTCTGGGCGCCCTGGTGCGGACCCTGCAAGATGATGGCCCCTTATTTCGTCCAGGCGGCGGGGCTGTTGGAACCCCAGGTCCGGCTCGCCAAGCTCGACACCCAGGCGGAACCGGGTTTGGGGTCCGAGCATGGCATCCTCAGCATCCCCACCCTGGCCTTGTTCCAGGGCGGGCGCGAAGTCGCGCGGCAGGCGGGGGCGATGGGCACCCGCGATATCGTGGCCTGGACGCGCTCGCGGCTCTGACATACACGGACGCCGCAGTCCCGGCGGACTGTCCGAATCCCTACCAAACTGCGCGAAGTGTCTCATTTCGGAGGGATAAGCCCGACTATGCTTGTCCGACCAACGAGGGCTGGCCCTTGTTCGACGGGCGGTCGGCGCATCTTGTCGCGACCGACCGTGACAATTATCCCAACATCACAAGAGGCATTCCGGGATGGACAGAACAATACGGAGCTTGGCGCTGGCCGGGCTGGCGCTGGCCGGTGGCGCGGCGCGGGCTTATTCGACCCACGACGGCGCGATCTACGACCCGGCCCAGCAGCCGGTACAACTGCGCGGGGTCAACTGGTTCGGTTTCGAGGGCCAGGACCATGTGGCCCATGGCCTATGGACCCGCAATTGGAAGGACATGGTCGCGCAGATGAAGACCGTGGGTTTCAACGCGGTGCGGATTCCGGTCTGTCCCGGCACCTTGCACGGGTCCGGGATCACCAGCGTCGATTTCAACCTGAACCCGGACCTGGCCGGGAAGAACTCGCTGCAAGCCCTCGATTTGGTCCTGGCCGAATTCGACCGCCAGGGCTTCTATATCCTGCTCGACCACCACCGGCCCGATTGCTACGGCGATATCAGCGAACTGTGGTACACCAACGCCTATAGCCAGCAGTCCTGGCTGGACGATCTGAGGTTCATGGCCCAGCGCTACCAAATGCTGCCGCATTTGATCGGCATCGATATCAAGAACGAGCCGCATGGTGCCGCCACCTGGGGTGTGGGCAATCCCGCCACCGACTGGAACACCGCCGCCGAAACCGCCGCCGCCGCCCTCCAGGCCGTGGCCCCGGAACTGTTGATCTTCGTCGAGGGCATCCAGGAAAACCCCGGATGCAGCGGTCCGATCAACCATTGGTGGGGCGGCAACCTGGAACCCTTGGCCTGCCATCCGCTGGCGATCCCGGCGGACCGCTTGGTGCTGTCGCCCCATGTCTACGGGCCGGATGTCTACGCCCAGCCCTATTTCTCGGCCTCCAACTTCCCGGCCAACCTGCCCGCCATCTGGGACGCCCATTTCGGCCAGTTCCGGGCCGATGGCTATACCCTCGCCATCGGCGAAACCGGCGGGCGCTACGGCCACGGCGGGGATGCCAAGGACAAGCCGTTCCAGGACGCCCTGGTCGATTATCTGATCGCCAAGGATATACAGCATCTGTTCTATTGGTCCTGGAATCCCAACAGCGGCGATACCGGCGGCATCCTCCAGGACGACTGGCGCAACGTCTGGCAGGACAAGCTCGATCTTTTGCACCGGCTATGGAATGGCGGTGGCCCGGCGGCTTGCGCCGATGGCCTCGACAACGACGGCGACGGCTGGGTGGATTATCCCGCCGACCCCGGCTGTTCTTCGTCCACCGACAGCGACGAAACCGATCCGCCGCCGCCCACCGCCTGCGCCGATGGCCTCGACAACGACGGCGATGGCCGGGTGGATTATCCCGCCGACCCCGGCTGCGCCTCCGCCACCGACAGCGACGAAACCGACCCGCCGCCGCCCCCGCCCGCCGCTTGCGCCGATGGCCTCGACAACGACGGCGACGGGCGGGTGGATTATCCCGCCGACCCCGGCTGCGCCTCGTCCACCGATGGCGACGAGTACAATGCGCCGCTCCCGCCGACCCGGCTCGAATTGCCGGTGAGCCTCAGCATCGCCTCGGATTGGGGCGCGGGTTATTGCGCCAACGCCACCGTCACCAACGGCACCGACCACCCGGTGGAATGGACCACCCACTTCCAGGTCCAGGGAATCATCCGCAACCTGTGGAACGCCAATTACAGCCAGACCGGCGGCAACGTGGACGCTTCCGGCCTGGAGTGGAACAAGGTCTTGAATCCCGGCGCTGCCGCCAGTTTCGGGTTCTGCGCCGACCGGCCCGCGCCGAAAAACGCCTGCGAAGATGGCCTCGACAACGATGGCGACGGCCTGACCGATTATCCCGGCGATCCGGGTTGCGGCTCGGCGACGGACAACGACGAAACCAACCCGGCACCGGGCGCGGTGATGGCCAGCCTCAACCTTACCACCGACTGGGGAGCCGGTTATTGCGCCAATGTGGATGTGAAAAATAGCGGCCCGCTGGCGGTGGCCTGGCAGGTGGGCCTGAATATCGAAGGCCGGGTCTACACCCTGTGGAACGC
Encoded here:
- a CDS encoding glycoside hydrolase family 5 protein, giving the protein MDRTIRSLALAGLALAGGAARAYSTHDGAIYDPAQQPVQLRGVNWFGFEGQDHVAHGLWTRNWKDMVAQMKTVGFNAVRIPVCPGTLHGSGITSVDFNLNPDLAGKNSLQALDLVLAEFDRQGFYILLDHHRPDCYGDISELWYTNAYSQQSWLDDLRFMAQRYQMLPHLIGIDIKNEPHGAATWGVGNPATDWNTAAETAAAALQAVAPELLIFVEGIQENPGCSGPINHWWGGNLEPLACHPLAIPADRLVLSPHVYGPDVYAQPYFSASNFPANLPAIWDAHFGQFRADGYTLAIGETGGRYGHGGDAKDKPFQDALVDYLIAKDIQHLFYWSWNPNSGDTGGILQDDWRNVWQDKLDLLHRLWNGGGPAACADGLDNDGDGWVDYPADPGCSSSTDSDETDPPPPTACADGLDNDGDGRVDYPADPGCASATDSDETDPPPPPPAACADGLDNDGDGRVDYPADPGCASSTDGDEYNAPLPPTRLELPVSLSIASDWGAGYCANATVTNGTDHPVEWTTHFQVQGIIRNLWNANYSQTGGNVDASGLEWNKVLNPGAAASFGFCADRPAPKNACEDGLDNDGDGLTDYPGDPGCGSATDNDETNPAPGAVMASLNLTTDWGAGYCANVDVKNSGPLAVAWQVGLNIEGRVYTLWNAVHTQTGGTLQAQGVAWNRLVPGGGTVQFGFCANR
- a CDS encoding chaperone modulator CbpM, whose protein sequence is MRENDILIGSLMEETWLTLEQVAAACRVEPDWLVRHIEEGLFPGSRGTAGIWRFSSAQLLRARRMRQVERDFDAVPELAALVADMLEELDELRARLDRARPR
- the trxC gene encoding thioredoxin TrxC encodes the protein MNDPLHLVCPHCHAVNRVPAAKLGHGPNCGHCHRPLFTGHPVELNAATFAQHIGRNDIPVLVDFWAPWCGPCKMMAPYFVQAAGLLEPQVRLAKLDTQAEPGLGSEHGILSIPTLALFQGGREVARQAGAMGTRDIVAWTRSRL
- a CDS encoding DnaJ C-terminal domain-containing protein; this translates as MQFKDYYQTLGVARTATEADIKKAFRKLARKYHPDVSKEKDAEQRMQEVNEAYAVLSDPEKRAAYDQVGRGYQPGQDFRPPPDWDAGFEFAGQGSGPGEAADFSDFFAELFGRKGRGGGFGRRGDGFRTAGADHHSKVMLDLEDAFHGATRRVSLRAPRLDGQGHLVMDTRDLTVKIPKGIRAGQTIRLAGQGAPGSGGAAAGDLLLEVHFQPHPRFRVAGGDLHLDLPVAPWEAALGAVIAVEMPDGPLKVRIPAGAQSGQVLRVRGKGIPSQPPGDLLIAVRVVLPPADSPKARELYERMARELAFDPRQHGSHDHA